A section of the Spirosoma pollinicola genome encodes:
- a CDS encoding pyridoxal phosphate-dependent aminotransferase: protein MSATLDTVSLLADRINALEESSTLAMTKKARELAALGHKVISLSVGEPDFKTPAHICDAAKKAIDDGFHGYSPVAGYPDLRKAIADKFKRDNNIDWKPENIVVSTGAKHSLANVIQVLVNPGDEVIIFSPYWVSYSEMVKLAEGKAVVVDGSFDNNFKVTPEQFEAAITDRTKIVMYASPNNPTGSIYSEAELRAIADVVARHENVHVLADEIYEYINFTPEGHFSMGSIPEIAERVITVNGVAKGYAMTGWRIGYIGAAKWIADGVEKLQGQVTSGTNSIAQKATVAALNGPMEPSMEMAKAYHRRRDLVVQLLKEVPHFRTNVPEGAFYAFPDISYYYGKSDGTTTINNSDDFAGWLLNTAYVATVAGSGFGAPDCLRISTAAADESLVEAVQRIKDAVATLK from the coding sequence ATGTCTGCCACGCTTGACACCGTGAGTTTGTTAGCCGACCGCATCAATGCGCTGGAAGAGTCGTCCACGCTGGCGATGACCAAGAAAGCCCGTGAATTGGCTGCTCTGGGCCACAAAGTAATTAGCCTGAGCGTTGGAGAGCCGGATTTTAAAACACCTGCACACATCTGCGATGCTGCCAAAAAAGCCATTGACGATGGTTTCCACGGCTATTCGCCTGTTGCCGGGTACCCCGACCTCCGCAAAGCCATTGCCGATAAATTCAAGCGCGACAATAATATCGACTGGAAGCCCGAAAATATCGTTGTGTCTACGGGTGCCAAACACTCACTGGCGAACGTCATTCAGGTGCTGGTAAACCCCGGCGATGAGGTAATTATTTTCTCGCCCTACTGGGTTAGTTACTCCGAAATGGTGAAACTGGCTGAGGGAAAAGCGGTTGTTGTCGATGGTAGTTTCGACAATAATTTCAAAGTGACGCCCGAGCAATTTGAAGCCGCCATTACGGACCGGACCAAGATTGTAATGTATGCATCGCCCAACAACCCAACGGGTTCGATCTATTCGGAAGCCGAACTTCGCGCTATTGCCGATGTCGTAGCCCGTCATGAGAACGTTCATGTGTTGGCCGATGAAATTTACGAATACATCAACTTCACGCCCGAAGGCCACTTCAGCATGGGCTCGATTCCCGAAATTGCTGAGCGTGTCATCACGGTAAACGGAGTGGCTAAAGGCTATGCCATGACCGGCTGGCGTATTGGCTACATCGGTGCTGCGAAATGGATTGCCGATGGTGTTGAGAAACTACAGGGGCAGGTTACGTCGGGCACAAACTCGATTGCTCAAAAAGCAACGGTTGCCGCCCTGAATGGCCCAATGGAACCATCTATGGAAATGGCGAAAGCCTATCACCGTCGGCGTGACCTGGTTGTGCAGTTGCTGAAAGAAGTACCTCACTTCCGGACCAACGTGCCCGAAGGCGCTTTCTATGCCTTCCCCGATATCAGCTATTATTATGGCAAATCGGATGGTACGACAACCATTAATAACTCCGATGATTTTGCTGGCTGGTTGTTGAACACAGCTTATGTAGCAACGGTGGCGGGTTCGGGCTTTGGTGCGCCCGATTGCCTGCGCATCTCGACAGCCGCAGCCGACGAGTCGCTTGTTGAAGCGGTGCAGCGCATTAAAGATGCGGTTGCGACCCTGAAATAA
- the folK gene encoding 2-amino-4-hydroxy-6-hydroxymethyldihydropteridine diphosphokinase, with product MKTILLLGANLGDRPHTLQQAVDLIAERVGAVVRQSGLYETAPWGVTDQPAYLNQVLAVETDLEPEAVLVQTQAIEHELGRVRLEKWGARVIDVDILYYGQLVLQTERLSIPHPFLHQRRFTLVPLAEIAPDFVHPVLQKTTVELLAECEDTGEVLLS from the coding sequence TTGAAAACTATTTTGCTTCTCGGCGCCAACCTCGGCGACCGCCCCCACACTCTTCAGCAAGCGGTTGATCTGATTGCTGAACGCGTCGGGGCGGTGGTTCGGCAATCGGGTTTATACGAAACGGCACCTTGGGGTGTAACGGATCAACCGGCTTATTTGAATCAGGTGCTAGCCGTTGAAACTGATTTGGAACCGGAAGCCGTTTTGGTTCAAACGCAGGCTATTGAGCACGAGTTAGGGCGCGTTCGATTGGAAAAATGGGGTGCTCGCGTGATTGATGTTGATATCCTGTATTACGGTCAGCTTGTTCTACAAACGGAAAGACTTAGCATTCCGCACCCATTTCTACATCAGCGACGCTTCACGCTCGTGCCGCTTGCCGAAATAGCCCCAGATTTTGTGCATCCTGTTTTACAAAAAACGACTGTTGAGTTGCTGGCAGAGTGTGAGGATACTGGAGAGGTATTACTGAGTTAG
- a CDS encoding DedA family protein, giving the protein MDQLITFFQTLLNSEEIIRTGGLVLITAIVFVENGFFFGFFLPGDYLLFLSGVFAGIKLLNVPLWLLLSCIFGAAVFGSLTGYLTGYYFGGKIKNRPDSLFFKQKYIDNTRDAFIKYGNSALIISRFLPIVRTFAPLLAGLIHMPARFFMLYNVVGGAIWVLTLVGGGYFFGERFPWIVDYVQYIIIFFLAITTFTVVKGYLNARKENQAKQNVD; this is encoded by the coding sequence ATGGATCAACTGATTACTTTTTTTCAGACATTACTCAACTCCGAAGAAATTATCCGGACGGGTGGGCTGGTGCTCATCACTGCAATTGTCTTTGTTGAGAATGGTTTTTTCTTTGGGTTCTTTTTACCGGGCGATTACCTTCTGTTTCTGTCAGGCGTGTTTGCCGGAATAAAGTTGCTGAATGTACCTCTGTGGCTATTGTTGAGCTGTATTTTCGGGGCAGCCGTGTTTGGCTCGCTAACGGGTTATCTGACGGGATATTACTTTGGGGGCAAGATAAAGAACCGGCCAGATTCGCTGTTTTTCAAACAGAAATACATCGACAATACACGAGATGCTTTTATCAAATATGGTAATAGTGCTTTAATTATTTCCCGCTTTCTGCCCATTGTCAGAACCTTTGCTCCGTTACTGGCGGGGTTGATTCATATGCCCGCCCGCTTTTTTATGCTTTATAATGTTGTTGGCGGGGCTATTTGGGTGCTAACACTCGTGGGCGGAGGGTATTTTTTCGGCGAACGGTTTCCCTGGATCGTTGACTATGTTCAGTACATTATCATCTTCTTTCTGGCCATCACGACCTTCACTGTCGTTAAAGGCTATTTGAACGCGAGGAAAGAAAATCAGGCCAAACAAAACGTCGACTAA
- a CDS encoding NAD-dependent succinate-semialdehyde dehydrogenase: protein MFASINPYSQKRIKSYRADNASIIEWKLKQADRAFADWSVLSLRERTDYLRKVGQYLTANKQRYGELMTAEMGKTLKEAVAEVEKCAATCTFYADHAEAFLADQSIKSDRGDGPAQSSVITYQPLGPVLAIMPWNFPFWQVMRFAIPGLIAGNVGLLKHAPNVFGCSLAIEEAFRECGLPTGVFQSLLVDVPVVEDLLKDKRVKAVTLTGSGRAGASVASIAGREIKKSVLELGGSDALIVLADADLDKAAEVAIKSRMQNAGQSCIAAKRFIVEKSVKKQFTERLLHQISQIKQGDPMDEATTMGPMARLDLADAIERQYQETLAKGAKRLTGGQRDKCNVQPMLLDNVQPGMAAFDEETFGPLAVLIDAKDEADAVRLANQSDFGLGSAIWTQDLDRGNRLARQIQAGSVFINGLMRSDARVPFGGIKTSGFGRELSEAGIKEFVNVKTIWIEKT from the coding sequence ATGTTTGCGTCCATAAATCCCTATTCGCAGAAGCGCATTAAATCGTACCGCGCCGATAATGCCAGTATTATTGAGTGGAAACTTAAACAAGCCGACCGGGCATTTGCCGACTGGTCGGTTTTGTCGCTTCGGGAGCGCACCGACTACCTTCGCAAGGTTGGCCAGTATTTAACCGCCAACAAGCAACGCTACGGCGAGTTGATGACCGCCGAGATGGGTAAAACCCTCAAAGAAGCTGTTGCCGAAGTTGAAAAATGTGCCGCCACCTGCACTTTCTACGCCGATCATGCCGAAGCGTTTCTGGCTGATCAATCCATAAAATCTGACCGTGGCGACGGACCAGCCCAATCTAGTGTTATTACTTATCAACCGTTAGGGCCGGTGCTGGCTATTATGCCTTGGAACTTTCCGTTCTGGCAGGTGATGCGCTTTGCCATTCCGGGCCTGATAGCGGGTAATGTTGGGTTGCTCAAGCACGCGCCCAATGTATTTGGCTGCTCGCTGGCTATCGAAGAAGCGTTCCGGGAATGCGGCCTGCCAACGGGTGTTTTCCAGTCGCTTCTGGTCGATGTGCCCGTTGTTGAAGACTTGTTGAAAGACAAACGGGTAAAGGCCGTTACGCTTACGGGTAGTGGCCGCGCTGGAGCATCGGTAGCCAGTATTGCGGGCCGGGAAATCAAGAAGTCGGTATTGGAATTGGGCGGCTCCGATGCGCTGATTGTTTTGGCCGATGCCGATCTGGACAAAGCTGCCGAAGTAGCTATTAAGTCCCGTATGCAGAACGCAGGGCAAAGCTGTATAGCAGCCAAACGATTCATTGTCGAGAAGTCTGTCAAGAAACAGTTTACCGAGCGGCTCCTCCACCAAATTAGTCAGATTAAACAGGGCGACCCAATGGACGAAGCCACCACTATGGGGCCTATGGCGCGTCTTGATCTGGCTGATGCTATTGAACGGCAGTATCAGGAAACTCTGGCAAAAGGTGCCAAACGATTAACGGGCGGGCAACGGGATAAATGTAACGTACAACCGATGCTTCTCGATAACGTACAACCCGGCATGGCGGCTTTTGACGAAGAAACGTTTGGCCCTTTGGCCGTACTTATCGACGCCAAAGACGAAGCGGATGCCGTTCGATTGGCAAATCAATCTGATTTTGGCCTTGGCTCCGCTATCTGGACGCAGGATTTGGACAGGGGCAACCGGCTGGCGCGTCAGATTCAGGCGGGTTCAGTATTCATCAATGGCCTGATGCGTTCCGATGCGCGGGTGCCATTTGGCGGTATTAAAACATCCGGCTTTGGTCGCGAACTGTCGGAAGCAGGGATAAAAGAGTTCGTAAACGTAAAGACGATCTGGATAGAGAAGACTTGA
- a CDS encoding formylglycine-generating enzyme family protein, translating into MRLKYLFSTIALLTGATLYTNAQITTDFKSYTQAVPGSNQTYALVAIPGGAYMMGSPATEKGRQADEGPQHKVQIEPFYMGQYEVTWDLYDLFAFTNMEKEMAAKYTESDANLTKTDATTRPSPPYVDMSFGMGRAGYPAINMTQYAAIKFCAWLYAKTGIFYRLPTEAEWEYACRANTTTPYSFGADVKKLGEYAVFTGNSDGGYKKVGTKKPNPFGLFDMHGNVMEWTKDQYIEDYYKQVASGKAKEPYAPTTTLYPNSVRGGSWDDEATILRSAARTPSAPAWKVLDPQSPKSDWWLTSASFVGFRLVRPAKAPSPEEIQAYYGIKPIKDY; encoded by the coding sequence ATGCGTCTCAAATATCTCTTTTCAACTATTGCTTTACTAACAGGAGCAACGCTTTACACAAATGCTCAAATAACGACTGATTTTAAGTCCTATACTCAGGCCGTTCCGGGGAGTAACCAGACTTATGCGCTGGTAGCAATTCCGGGTGGAGCTTATATGATGGGTAGCCCCGCCACCGAAAAGGGACGTCAGGCCGATGAGGGACCCCAGCACAAAGTGCAAATCGAGCCATTCTATATGGGGCAATATGAGGTGACCTGGGATCTCTACGACCTGTTTGCGTTTACAAATATGGAAAAGGAAATGGCGGCCAAATACACTGAATCGGATGCCAACTTAACCAAAACTGATGCCACTACGCGGCCAAGTCCGCCCTATGTGGATATGTCGTTTGGGATGGGTCGGGCGGGCTACCCGGCCATCAACATGACCCAATATGCGGCTATTAAATTCTGCGCCTGGCTCTATGCTAAAACGGGTATTTTTTATCGCTTACCCACTGAAGCCGAGTGGGAATATGCCTGCCGGGCCAATACCACAACGCCTTACTCATTCGGCGCTGACGTTAAGAAACTAGGTGAGTATGCGGTGTTTACGGGAAACAGCGACGGCGGTTATAAGAAAGTAGGCACTAAAAAGCCGAACCCCTTTGGCTTGTTCGATATGCACGGCAACGTGATGGAATGGACGAAGGACCAGTACATTGAAGATTATTACAAACAGGTAGCCAGCGGCAAAGCCAAGGAACCCTACGCGCCCACGACCACGCTGTATCCAAACTCGGTGCGGGGTGGCTCCTGGGACGATGAAGCCACCATATTGCGCTCGGCTGCTCGAACGCCCTCGGCCCCGGCCTGGAAAGTACTGGACCCGCAAAGCCCAAAATCAGACTGGTGGCTAACCTCAGCCTCATTCGTCGGCTTCCGTCTCGTCCGCCCCGCTAAAGCACCAAGCCCTGAAGAGATTCAGGCGTATTATGGGATTAAGCCTATAAAAGATTATTGA
- a CDS encoding ABC-F family ATP-binding cassette domain-containing protein gives MNYLSAENLTKSYGDRTLFKNLTFGINRGDKVAIVGANGSGKTTLLSILAGSMPPDSGVVSHRKDISIGYLDQQPEFNEALSVMEVVLAGESAQLDAVRAYEHALAHEDNKGLEQAMADMEKLEAWDYEAQIRQILGELGIQDFDQVVGSLSGGQRKRVALARVLIQNPDLIILDEPTNHLDLEAIEYLENYLNTNNGTLLMVSHDRYFLDRVCNQIAEMDNGQLYTYKGNYAYFLEKKDERETAAASELTKDRNTFRRELEWMRKQPKARGTKAQYRIDAYEELKEKTSGKKSDGELDLNLRMARLGGKILEVENLSKRFGNKVLLDHFNYTFKRPDRVGLIGKNGMGKTTLMNMLTGQLRPDSGKISTGGTVKFGYYTQTELDLPENQRVIDVVQDVAEVMKLANGDTITATQLLSRFLFDRSKQYDFVAKLSGGEKRRLQLLLVLVQNPNFLILDEPTNDLDIMTLNVLEDFLLNFSGCVLIVTHDRYFMDRLVEHVFVMEGEGKIRDYPGNYTDYREWRDAQPKTNARSGKPAPAEVKSPKPEVIATPVNGTSAKRKLSFKEIREYETIEKEIESLEEHKNNIVTLLNSGGHHEQLTAWAREIEMIDETIAKKSDRWLELAEFI, from the coding sequence ATGAATTACTTATCAGCCGAAAATCTAACGAAGTCCTACGGCGACCGTACGCTGTTTAAAAACCTCACATTTGGTATAAACCGGGGCGATAAGGTAGCCATTGTTGGGGCCAATGGCTCGGGCAAAACTACCTTGCTTTCGATTCTGGCCGGTTCTATGCCACCCGATTCGGGCGTTGTGAGTCACCGGAAGGATATTAGCATTGGTTACCTCGACCAGCAGCCAGAATTCAATGAAGCCCTCTCCGTAATGGAAGTTGTGCTGGCAGGCGAAAGTGCCCAGCTCGATGCCGTCCGGGCCTATGAACATGCCCTGGCTCACGAAGATAATAAGGGACTCGAACAAGCCATGGCCGATATGGAGAAGCTCGAAGCCTGGGATTATGAAGCACAAATCCGGCAAATTCTGGGTGAATTGGGCATTCAGGATTTTGACCAGGTCGTTGGCTCGTTATCCGGCGGGCAGCGTAAACGCGTTGCGCTGGCACGGGTGCTTATTCAGAATCCTGATTTAATCATTCTGGATGAGCCGACCAACCACCTTGATCTGGAAGCTATCGAATACCTGGAGAATTACCTCAACACCAATAATGGTACGCTACTGATGGTCTCTCACGATCGGTATTTTCTGGATCGGGTGTGCAACCAGATTGCAGAAATGGACAATGGGCAGTTGTACACTTATAAAGGCAATTACGCGTACTTTCTGGAGAAAAAAGACGAACGCGAAACAGCCGCAGCATCTGAATTGACTAAAGATCGCAACACGTTCCGGCGGGAGTTGGAATGGATGCGTAAACAACCCAAAGCGCGGGGCACCAAAGCCCAGTACCGGATTGATGCCTATGAAGAGCTAAAGGAAAAAACCAGCGGCAAAAAGAGCGATGGCGAACTAGACCTGAATCTGCGCATGGCCCGGCTGGGTGGCAAAATTTTGGAAGTTGAAAACCTGAGCAAACGTTTTGGCAACAAAGTCTTGCTCGACCACTTCAACTATACGTTCAAACGCCCTGATCGTGTAGGGCTGATTGGCAAAAATGGCATGGGAAAAACCACGCTCATGAACATGCTGACTGGCCAGCTTCGTCCCGATTCAGGAAAAATATCGACTGGTGGCACTGTAAAATTTGGCTACTACACCCAAACTGAACTTGACTTACCCGAAAATCAGCGGGTGATCGACGTGGTGCAGGATGTAGCCGAAGTGATGAAGCTAGCCAACGGCGATACCATTACGGCTACCCAGCTCCTAAGTCGGTTTCTGTTCGACCGATCCAAGCAGTACGATTTCGTGGCAAAGTTGAGCGGGGGCGAAAAACGGCGTCTGCAACTGTTACTCGTTCTGGTTCAAAATCCAAACTTCCTGATTCTGGATGAGCCGACCAACGACCTCGACATCATGACGCTGAACGTGCTGGAAGACTTTCTGCTCAACTTTTCGGGTTGTGTACTGATCGTTACCCACGACCGGTACTTCATGGATCGGCTTGTGGAGCACGTTTTTGTGATGGAAGGCGAAGGGAAAATACGTGACTATCCGGGCAATTACACCGATTATCGGGAATGGCGAGATGCGCAACCTAAGACCAATGCCCGTAGCGGCAAGCCCGCACCAGCCGAAGTCAAAAGCCCAAAACCAGAAGTGATAGCTACTCCAGTAAACGGTACTTCAGCAAAGCGGAAGTTATCGTTTAAGGAGATTCGGGAGTACGAAACGATCGAAAAAGAAATTGAGTCGCTGGAGGAACACAAGAACAATATAGTAACCCTGCTAAACTCAGGTGGTCATCATGAGCAGCTCACAGCCTGGGCTCGCGAAATTGAGATGATCGACGAAACCATTGCCAAAAAATCAGACCGTTGGCTTGAGCTGGCGGAGTTTATTTAA